A region from the Desulfomarina profundi genome encodes:
- a CDS encoding ACT domain-containing protein produces MNTTPVTVAFLKGLFTPILKDAVNFVNAPVIAKDRGIKVVESKTEKADDFANTLSIKVVTNKGEDVLVGTVFGRREPRLVRLNSFRLEALPSGPMLLVYNKDVPGVIGALGTTLGEAGVNISRMTVGREEESNQNVILLSTNELISKELLKRVRSLKNIADAQVLDLPGM; encoded by the coding sequence CTGAATACAACCCCGGTTACGGTTGCATTCCTGAAAGGCCTCTTTACACCGATTTTGAAAGATGCTGTTAATTTTGTCAATGCTCCGGTTATTGCCAAGGATCGAGGAATCAAGGTTGTTGAGTCGAAAACCGAAAAAGCTGATGATTTTGCCAATACGCTTTCCATAAAAGTGGTAACGAACAAGGGTGAAGATGTACTTGTCGGGACAGTTTTTGGACGAAGGGAACCCAGGCTGGTCAGGTTGAACAGTTTCAGGCTGGAGGCTCTGCCTTCCGGTCCCATGCTGCTGGTTTACAACAAGGACGTTCCCGGAGTGATTGGAGCTCTCGGCACGACACTTGGAGAAGCGGGGGTCAATATATCCAGAATGACCGTGGGCCGTGAAGAGGAGAGCAATCAGAATGTTATTTTGCTCAGTACCAATGAATTAATATCAAAAGAGTTGCTAAAACGGGTAAGGAGTCTTAAAAATATAGCAGATGCCCAGGTGCTGGATCTGCCGGGCATGTGA
- the ispE gene encoding 4-(cytidine 5'-diphospho)-2-C-methyl-D-erythritol kinase has product MSISAKKIQLRAPAKINLCLSVLKRREDGYHELETWMQKLDLCDVLTVELTDCPGISLSCSDPDLTAGEDNLVFRAAELFLNEVDGPVSAGVNIFLEKNIPVAAGLGGGSSDAGAVLKGLNRLYGRPLTEDKLLQLGRRLGADVPFFVADYDAVIARGIGDIMYPVDSLVDYIFVLVNPGFFVSTRWVFDNLFLTTADKKYKLSCFQKRKTGFLPLDLMHNDLEKVTCARYSEIDSMKQMLLNFGASKALMSGSGATVFGVFPRKEKPDEWDFERIAGGLIRTFGDKVYIAKASAGAWPSG; this is encoded by the coding sequence ATGTCGATTTCAGCAAAAAAGATCCAGCTTCGTGCGCCCGCAAAAATAAATCTCTGCCTGAGTGTACTGAAACGCCGGGAAGATGGCTACCATGAACTTGAAACCTGGATGCAGAAACTGGATCTGTGTGACGTCCTGACTGTTGAGCTGACAGATTGTCCCGGCATCAGTCTTTCCTGCAGTGATCCCGACCTTACTGCAGGAGAGGATAATCTTGTTTTCCGGGCAGCGGAATTATTCCTGAATGAAGTTGATGGACCGGTTTCTGCCGGTGTGAATATATTTCTTGAAAAAAATATTCCGGTTGCCGCGGGACTTGGTGGCGGCAGCAGTGATGCGGGAGCTGTGCTGAAAGGTTTGAACAGACTGTACGGAAGGCCTTTGACAGAAGATAAACTTTTACAGCTTGGTCGTCGTCTTGGTGCTGATGTTCCTTTTTTTGTTGCGGATTATGATGCGGTGATAGCCCGGGGAATCGGCGATATCATGTATCCGGTTGATTCGTTGGTTGATTATATATTTGTTCTGGTGAACCCGGGTTTTTTCGTTTCAACCCGCTGGGTATTTGATAATTTATTCTTGACAACTGCAGACAAAAAATATAAGTTGTCTTGCTTTCAAAAGCGCAAAACAGGTTTTTTGCCGTTGGATCTGATGCATAATGACCTTGAAAAGGTCACCTGTGCCAGGTACTCTGAAATTGACAGTATGAAACAAATGCTGTTGAATTTCGGGGCATCAAAAGCTTTGATGTCGGGCAGTGGTGCAACTGTTTTCGGGGTTTTTCCCCGCAAGGAGAAACCGGATGAGTGGGATTTTGAACGTATTGCCGGTGGACTGATCCGCACATTCGGAGATAAAGTATACATAGCAAAAGCAAGCGCTGGGGCGTGGCCAAGTGGTTAA
- a CDS encoding FeoA family protein, whose product MHTVILRNMKKNQSGIIKAITVTGELGRRLREMGLTPGTEISVCGRAPLKDPVAIRVLNSILTLRNNEAEYIQVEVDQNS is encoded by the coding sequence ATGCATACAGTGATTCTGAGAAACATGAAAAAGAACCAGAGTGGTATCATCAAGGCCATTACAGTCACCGGAGAACTGGGCCGACGCCTGCGGGAAATGGGATTGACTCCCGGAACCGAAATTTCAGTCTGTGGCCGGGCCCCACTCAAAGATCCTGTTGCAATCCGCGTTCTCAACTCCATCCTTACTCTTCGCAATAACGAGGCCGAATATATCCAGGTTGAAGTAGACCAGAATTCTTAA
- the gltX gene encoding glutamate--tRNA ligase: MTETRLRFPPSPTGYLHIGGARTALYNWLYAKKTGGKLILRIEDTDTDRSTKESIQGILDGLEWLGIDFDEGPYFQTDFSDDHKASAEKLLQSGQAYKCFCTKEELDNKREAALAAKKPLGYDRTCRNLTEEEIQKKETAGLPYVIRFKVPERDGTIGYDDRILGHIASNYREIDDFVIVRSNGSPLYLLCNVTDDIRDRITHIIRGQDHMTNTIKQILLYEALEAPLPVFAHMPLTLDTKKAKISKRSHGEIVSVQFYRDHGFIPWALNNFLALLGWSAGDDREIFSREELIENFSLERINKSSSIFNYRKNDPKFFTDPKAISINEHYLRTIDIEELGKMVAVELKNESLWDPAYDADRKEWYLATLDLIRDRFHTLKDFTSAGRAYFSDDYTVEQKPLKKNILKHEGLKQWLPQLADRYEALEQFSLAETERVARELAEELEIKPGIIINGMRTVVTGQLAGPSMFDILMAIGRERVVARLRNIEKLYPS, from the coding sequence ATGACAGAGACACGATTACGATTTCCACCAAGCCCCACCGGATATCTGCACATAGGCGGAGCCAGAACCGCACTTTATAACTGGCTTTACGCCAAAAAAACAGGAGGAAAACTCATCCTCCGCATTGAGGACACTGATACAGACCGCTCAACGAAAGAATCCATCCAGGGCATCCTTGACGGGCTTGAATGGCTGGGGATCGACTTTGATGAAGGACCCTATTTCCAGACCGATTTCAGTGATGACCACAAGGCCAGTGCCGAGAAACTGCTGCAATCCGGCCAGGCATATAAATGTTTCTGTACCAAAGAGGAACTGGACAACAAACGTGAAGCGGCCCTGGCTGCCAAAAAGCCACTCGGGTATGACAGGACCTGCAGAAATCTCACTGAAGAGGAAATTCAGAAGAAAGAAACAGCCGGCCTCCCTTACGTCATACGATTCAAAGTTCCAGAAAGAGACGGTACCATTGGCTATGACGACAGGATTCTTGGCCATATTGCCTCCAATTACCGGGAAATAGACGACTTCGTCATTGTCCGATCAAACGGCAGTCCTCTTTACCTGCTCTGCAATGTTACGGACGATATCCGTGACAGGATCACTCATATTATTCGCGGACAGGACCATATGACCAACACCATCAAGCAGATTCTCCTCTACGAGGCCCTGGAAGCGCCACTGCCCGTATTTGCTCATATGCCGCTGACCCTGGACACGAAAAAAGCAAAAATCTCCAAGAGAAGCCACGGGGAAATAGTCTCCGTCCAGTTCTACCGTGACCACGGCTTTATCCCATGGGCACTGAACAATTTCCTGGCCCTGCTTGGCTGGTCTGCCGGCGATGACCGTGAAATTTTTTCCAGGGAGGAACTGATAGAAAACTTCTCCCTGGAACGTATCAACAAATCCAGCTCCATTTTTAACTACAGAAAAAATGATCCTAAATTCTTCACTGATCCAAAAGCAATTTCCATCAATGAACACTACCTGAGAACCATAGATATTGAAGAACTCGGGAAAATGGTTGCAGTGGAACTGAAAAATGAATCATTATGGGATCCGGCTTATGACGCCGACAGGAAAGAATGGTACCTGGCAACACTGGATCTTATTCGTGACAGGTTTCATACATTAAAAGATTTCACCTCTGCCGGCAGAGCGTACTTCAGTGATGACTACACGGTTGAACAAAAACCGCTGAAAAAAAATATACTGAAACATGAGGGGTTAAAACAGTGGCTTCCCCAGCTTGCGGACCGTTATGAAGCTCTCGAACAGTTTTCCCTGGCAGAAACAGAGCGTGTTGCCCGGGAACTCGCCGAAGAACTTGAAATCAAACCCGGTATTATAATAAATGGTATGCGAACCGTGGTTACCGGACAGCTGGCAGGTCCTTCAATGTTTGACATTCTCATGGCAATCGGTCGTGAACGTGTGGTTGCGAGGTTGAGAAATATTGAAAAACTCTACCCGAGCTGA
- the feoB gene encoding ferrous iron transport protein B yields the protein MQLKIALAGNPNAGKTTLFNQLTGARQHVGNYPGITVDHKEACIIHNGRRMTITDLPGTYSMTAYSAEELVARDYLVNERPDVVIDIVDSSNLERNLYLTCQFLELGVPLVIALNMIDVARDRGIEIKVEKLQELIGVPVVPVIARSGFGKEKLIEEAISTADRKEPWQSRNISYGEDLDIAIKELVEVISKHRFITDAYPPRYTAIKYLEDDDQILEKGRKHDQHVAEKLEKIVAQAADHTRKTLDVYPEAIIADQRYGYIKSIIRQGVQINTYATDRLYTSDKIDKVLTNRLMGPVIMVLVLFGLYQFTFSWSELPVSLLESFFGWFGGIIETTLPDGLIKSMIISGVIDGVGGILGFVPLIMFMFFGIAVLEDSGYLARVAFMMDRVFRIFGLHGSSVMPFIVSGGIAGGCAVPGVMATRTLRSPKERMATLLTVPFMNCGAKLPVLALLIGAFFSENKARYMFFFTMLAWLVALLAAKLLRSTVLRGAPTPFVMELPPYRFPTIRGLFLHTWERTYQYIKKAGTVILGISILLWAMMTFPGLDGKQQEMFNQQRQKIIASFNNGENGQEAGNNPAMAMRLAAIDNAEKEATLQHSFAGKIGGALEPLTKLAGFDWRTNIALIGGFAAKEVIVSTLGTAYSMGDINTDKTETLGERLKKDPGWNKVVAVSALIFIMFYAPCFITVICIAKESSWKWAFFSICFNTVFAFLAAVAVYQAGMFFQLS from the coding sequence ATGCAACTTAAAATCGCACTTGCCGGAAACCCAAATGCCGGAAAAACTACTCTTTTCAATCAATTGACCGGCGCCCGGCAGCATGTGGGAAACTATCCCGGTATCACAGTTGATCACAAGGAAGCCTGTATCATCCATAATGGACGGCGGATGACCATTACCGATCTTCCTGGAACTTATTCCATGACCGCATACTCTGCTGAAGAGCTGGTCGCCAGAGATTATCTGGTGAACGAACGGCCGGACGTGGTTATTGATATTGTTGACAGTTCCAACCTGGAAAGAAACCTCTATCTTACATGTCAGTTTCTTGAACTGGGAGTCCCCCTGGTTATCGCTCTCAATATGATAGATGTTGCCAGGGACAGGGGCATAGAAATAAAGGTGGAAAAACTCCAGGAACTGATAGGGGTACCGGTCGTTCCTGTAATCGCCCGATCAGGATTCGGCAAAGAAAAGCTCATTGAAGAAGCCATCAGCACCGCCGACAGAAAAGAACCCTGGCAATCAAGAAATATTTCCTATGGAGAAGATCTCGATATTGCAATAAAAGAACTTGTGGAGGTTATCTCCAAACACAGATTCATCACCGATGCGTACCCTCCAAGATATACTGCTATCAAATACCTTGAAGACGATGACCAGATTCTGGAAAAGGGTCGAAAACATGATCAACATGTGGCAGAAAAACTGGAAAAAATTGTCGCCCAGGCTGCTGATCACACCAGGAAAACACTTGATGTCTATCCGGAGGCAATCATAGCGGATCAGCGTTACGGCTATATAAAATCGATCATCAGACAGGGAGTACAGATTAACACCTATGCAACCGACAGGCTGTACACCTCCGATAAAATTGATAAGGTGCTGACTAACCGCCTGATGGGACCGGTCATCATGGTTTTGGTCCTGTTCGGACTCTACCAGTTTACCTTCAGCTGGAGCGAATTGCCTGTATCCCTGCTAGAATCTTTTTTTGGCTGGTTTGGCGGGATTATCGAAACCACACTTCCCGATGGACTGATAAAATCAATGATAATCTCGGGAGTTATTGACGGTGTCGGAGGTATTCTCGGCTTCGTTCCTCTTATAATGTTCATGTTCTTCGGTATTGCTGTCCTCGAAGATTCCGGTTACCTGGCAAGGGTCGCTTTTATGATGGACCGGGTTTTTCGGATATTCGGTCTGCATGGTTCATCAGTCATGCCGTTTATTGTTTCCGGAGGAATCGCCGGAGGCTGTGCCGTCCCCGGTGTCATGGCCACGAGAACCCTGCGCTCACCCAAGGAAAGAATGGCAACCCTGCTCACGGTGCCATTTATGAACTGCGGCGCCAAACTTCCAGTCCTTGCTCTTCTGATCGGTGCATTTTTCAGCGAGAACAAGGCTCGCTACATGTTCTTTTTTACCATGCTCGCCTGGCTTGTGGCTCTTCTGGCCGCCAAACTCCTGCGCTCCACAGTCCTGCGGGGTGCTCCCACTCCGTTTGTCATGGAACTGCCGCCCTATCGGTTTCCGACCATACGTGGCCTGTTTCTCCACACCTGGGAAAGAACCTACCAGTACATAAAAAAGGCCGGTACAGTCATCCTTGGAATCTCCATTCTACTCTGGGCCATGATGACCTTCCCGGGATTGGACGGGAAACAGCAGGAAATGTTTAACCAGCAGCGACAGAAAATAATTGCTTCCTTTAACAATGGGGAAAATGGCCAGGAGGCAGGAAATAATCCGGCCATGGCCATGAGACTGGCCGCCATAGATAACGCCGAGAAAGAAGCCACTCTGCAGCATTCGTTCGCCGGCAAAATTGGCGGTGCACTGGAACCACTGACAAAACTTGCCGGGTTTGACTGGCGTACCAATATTGCTCTAATTGGTGGATTTGCCGCCAAGGAAGTTATAGTATCAACTCTTGGTACAGCCTACTCCATGGGAGATATAAACACGGACAAAACAGAAACACTTGGAGAACGCCTGAAAAAAGACCCTGGCTGGAACAAGGTTGTAGCCGTTTCCGCCCTGATTTTTATTATGTTTTATGCCCCCTGTTTTATCACCGTCATCTGTATTGCAAAAGAATCTTCATGGAAATGGGCCTTTTTTTCCATATGCTTTAATACGGTTTTCGCATTTTTGGCGGCTGTGGCAGTTTACCAGGCGGGCATGTTTTTTCAGCTGAGCTGA
- a CDS encoding glutamine--tRNA ligase/YqeY domain fusion protein, producing the protein MEKKDDREQQDKPLDFIRQIIADDLKSGKHSKIITRFPPEPNGFLHIGHAKSICLNFGIKEENNGICNLRFDDTNPCKEDNIYVEAIKKDVKWLGFDWGERALFSSDYFPQLYEYAIELIKMGKAYVCELSADEIREYRGTLTEPGKESPWRDRPVKENLELFKRMKNGEFEEGSHVLRAKIDMASPNLNMRDPVIYRILEAEHHRTGNTWKIYPMYDYTHCLSDMLENITHSLCTLEFEDHRPLYDWTLDTLKTPCHPRQIEFARLNLTYTIMSKRKLMQLVEGRHVDGWDDPRMITLSGLRRRGYTPASIRNFAGTIGVGKRDSWIDMTVLENAIRDDLNPIAPRRMCVLDPVKVILDNYPEDLVEEVEGKNHPQNPEMGTRMLPFSRELYIERADFMEDPPRKFHRLGPGREVRLRYGYLIQYVSHEKDEKTGEITEIHCTYDPETKGGSAPDGRKVKGTIHWVSAKKGVNITVRLYDRLFKVENPEEDRNTHFIDQLNPDSMITMDRAVAEPEIAGLAPGTTIQFERQGYFCVDPTTSEHNRPILNRTVTLRDSWAKRKS; encoded by the coding sequence ATGGAAAAAAAAGACGATAGAGAACAACAGGACAAACCACTGGACTTTATCCGCCAGATCATCGCCGATGACCTCAAAAGTGGAAAACACAGCAAAATTATCACCCGTTTTCCTCCGGAACCAAACGGTTTTCTCCACATCGGCCATGCAAAGTCGATCTGCCTTAACTTTGGTATCAAGGAAGAAAATAACGGAATCTGCAACCTGCGTTTCGACGATACCAACCCGTGCAAAGAAGACAACATCTATGTTGAAGCAATTAAAAAAGATGTCAAATGGCTCGGGTTTGACTGGGGAGAGCGTGCCCTGTTCTCTTCTGATTATTTCCCCCAACTCTATGAGTATGCCATCGAGCTCATCAAAATGGGAAAAGCCTATGTCTGTGAACTTTCTGCCGATGAAATACGGGAATACAGAGGTACCCTGACCGAACCGGGAAAAGAGAGTCCTTGGCGTGACAGGCCGGTGAAGGAAAATCTTGAGCTTTTCAAACGAATGAAAAACGGAGAATTTGAAGAGGGGAGTCATGTTCTGAGGGCTAAAATCGACATGGCCTCCCCAAACCTCAACATGAGAGATCCTGTAATCTACCGAATACTGGAAGCAGAACATCACCGGACAGGGAATACATGGAAGATTTATCCCATGTACGATTACACTCACTGTCTCTCTGATATGCTGGAAAACATCACCCATTCCCTCTGCACCCTAGAATTCGAAGACCATCGCCCCCTCTACGACTGGACCCTGGATACCTTAAAAACACCCTGCCACCCAAGGCAAATTGAGTTTGCCCGCCTGAATCTTACCTATACCATCATGAGTAAGCGAAAACTGATGCAGCTGGTGGAAGGCAGGCATGTTGACGGCTGGGATGACCCACGCATGATCACCCTGTCCGGATTGCGAAGGCGTGGTTATACCCCGGCCTCCATCCGTAACTTTGCCGGGACCATTGGCGTAGGCAAACGGGACAGCTGGATAGATATGACTGTTCTTGAAAATGCCATACGGGACGACCTTAACCCCATCGCTCCCCGTAGAATGTGCGTACTCGATCCAGTTAAAGTTATCCTGGATAATTATCCTGAAGATCTCGTGGAGGAAGTGGAAGGCAAGAATCATCCTCAGAATCCGGAGATGGGTACCCGTATGCTGCCCTTTTCCAGGGAACTGTATATTGAGCGTGCAGACTTCATGGAAGATCCACCCCGGAAATTCCACCGCCTGGGACCGGGCCGTGAAGTTCGCTTACGTTATGGATATCTTATCCAGTATGTCTCCCATGAAAAAGACGAAAAAACTGGTGAAATTACTGAAATACACTGCACATACGACCCCGAGACCAAGGGAGGCTCAGCCCCGGACGGTAGAAAGGTCAAAGGAACAATACACTGGGTTTCAGCCAAAAAGGGAGTAAATATTACAGTCCGTCTCTATGACCGCCTGTTCAAGGTCGAAAATCCGGAGGAAGACAGAAATACCCATTTTATAGATCAGCTCAACCCCGATTCCATGATCACCATGGACCGGGCAGTCGCCGAACCGGAAATCGCCGGGCTTGCCCCGGGTACAACCATCCAGTTTGAGAGACAGGGTTACTTCTGTGTTGATCCGACAACATCAGAACACAACAGACCCATTCTCAACAGAACAGTGACCCTGAGAGACTCCTGGGCAAAAAGAAAATCCTGA
- a CDS encoding RNA polymerase sigma factor, protein MVILRRVDKKRFKDLTYPHLEFLFNVAMKYSGNRYDAEDLVQETMYSAYTRFAQLRNDKSCRAWLFTILRNHFLKERRQFLRRPYLDDGTSYLNYFKDEKSSGFVDRIIEKDANRKLHKVLAGIPEKFQSPLILYYMDEMTYQEIAEYLDIPIGTVMSRLARGKQYLKKGLLRLSAGKKGIGKIIHLSGLRK, encoded by the coding sequence ATGGTTATTCTGCGGCGAGTTGATAAAAAGAGATTCAAGGACTTGACTTATCCCCACCTTGAATTTCTTTTCAATGTTGCCATGAAATACAGTGGAAACCGGTATGACGCAGAGGACCTGGTTCAGGAAACAATGTATTCAGCATACACCAGGTTTGCCCAGCTGCGTAATGACAAGAGTTGCAGGGCCTGGCTCTTTACAATTCTCAGAAATCATTTTCTCAAGGAAAGAAGACAGTTCCTGAGGCGCCCCTATCTGGATGACGGTACGAGTTATCTTAATTATTTCAAGGATGAAAAAAGTTCAGGCTTCGTTGACCGGATTATTGAAAAAGATGCCAACAGAAAGCTCCATAAAGTTCTCGCAGGAATACCCGAAAAATTTCAGTCTCCACTTATTCTTTATTATATGGATGAGATGACTTACCAGGAAATCGCTGAGTACCTGGATATCCCCATCGGTACGGTCATGTCCAGGCTTGCGCGGGGCAAGCAGTATCTGAAAAAGGGATTGTTGCGGCTTTCGGCCGGAAAAAAGGGGATTGGGAAGATTATTCATCTGTCTGGATTGAGGAAATAA
- a CDS encoding FeoA family protein has translation MHRKRRRKSRCCPNNLPEFQEQTISPQKTETAGMESRRVTGCRRFSDTLKSCFGRKRCGRHATPESLQKCRGRVRVCKVRGDRKICAKMAAMGLYPGVEADIICAEEGNRCLLKVHGGTISLDPALSENIMVTSV, from the coding sequence ATGCATAGAAAACGAAGAAGAAAATCTAGATGTTGCCCGAATAATTTGCCGGAGTTCCAGGAACAGACAATTTCACCGCAGAAAACAGAAACTGCCGGCATGGAAAGCAGAAGAGTGACTGGTTGCAGACGATTTTCCGATACTCTCAAAAGCTGCTTTGGCAGAAAAAGATGCGGGCGACACGCAACACCTGAATCTTTGCAGAAATGCAGAGGAAGAGTCAGGGTATGCAAGGTAAGAGGTGACAGGAAAATTTGTGCGAAAATGGCAGCAATGGGACTGTATCCCGGTGTTGAAGCTGATATAATCTGTGCTGAGGAGGGAAACAGGTGTCTCCTGAAGGTTCACGGGGGAACCATCAGCCTGGATCCTGCACTCTCAGAAAATATTATGGTGACAAGCGTATAA
- a CDS encoding DUF1844 domain-containing protein: MSELLRESGEMAEEKQESNCGCGEGKVPDREGKCVMPEVTFSAFVMSLNTSVLFHLGEIVDPATGERGVDLELARHGIDTLELIQNKTKGNLSSDEEEMLKNILYDIKLRFVKAVKK; this comes from the coding sequence TTGTCGGAACTCTTAAGGGAGAGTGGAGAAATGGCAGAAGAGAAACAGGAGAGTAATTGCGGATGCGGTGAAGGAAAAGTGCCTGACAGGGAGGGGAAATGTGTCATGCCGGAGGTGACCTTTTCCGCCTTTGTCATGTCGCTCAATACGTCCGTACTTTTTCATCTGGGTGAAATTGTTGATCCGGCGACGGGGGAGAGGGGTGTTGACCTGGAACTTGCGCGCCATGGAATTGATACTTTGGAGCTTATTCAGAACAAGACAAAGGGAAATCTCTCTTCAGATGAAGAGGAGATGCTGAAAAATATTTTATACGACATTAAACTCAGGTTCGTTAAAGCAGTTAAGAAGTGA
- a CDS encoding gamma-glutamyltransferase: MHCGFGASSGEPGCCRCSGAGGNAFDAVVAAGFAAAVAEPALTSLGGGGLMLGHSEKHGQIFFDFFVDIPGKGRKQKSDSLDFFPVTVDFSGTTQVFNIGLGSVAVPGVLKGLLHIHRKLGYMELKDVVAPAIQLALGHELNSQQAHFLEILSPIMGRTEQGVALYGSGETMIREGDLLVNLETAEFLEQICLEGDENFYRGELAAKMVREMEEGGGLLTLEDLSAYRVYEKKPLSVPYGRYLFLTAPEPSMGGTLIALALHLSSRCHLGETKWGSASHLVRTAAVMKEVEQLRAEGIATPADLDRFLGSDERTAVSENNIRLFSRGTTHISIADNRGNCAAMTCSNGEGSGYFVPGTGIMLNNMMGEDDLHPQGFHAGTPGDRVYSMMSPSLLLNGNRVKLVIGSGGSKRIRTAIAQVLQQVIDFHRPLQDAVDAPRLYLDEQYLQLEPGYEHCAVNALRKVVDVNLWQKPGVYFGGVHAVIPGVEGAGDPRRGGAVAVVDHS, from the coding sequence ATCCATTGCGGCTTCGGGGCATCCTCTGGTGAGCCGGGCTGCTGCCGTTGTTCTGGAGCAGGGGGGAATGCTTTTGACGCGGTTGTTGCCGCCGGTTTTGCCGCGGCGGTTGCCGAACCGGCCCTGACGAGTCTTGGTGGGGGCGGGTTGATGCTCGGTCACAGTGAGAAACATGGCCAGATCTTTTTTGACTTTTTCGTTGATATTCCCGGAAAAGGGAGAAAACAAAAGTCTGATTCTCTTGATTTTTTCCCTGTAACGGTGGATTTTTCAGGAACGACCCAGGTCTTTAATATCGGTCTTGGCTCTGTTGCAGTTCCCGGAGTCCTTAAGGGACTGCTCCATATTCACAGGAAACTGGGATATATGGAGTTGAAGGATGTTGTAGCTCCCGCCATACAGCTGGCCTTGGGGCATGAACTGAACAGTCAGCAGGCTCATTTTCTTGAGATTCTGTCTCCCATTATGGGTCGTACGGAGCAGGGTGTTGCCCTTTATGGTTCCGGGGAGACTATGATCCGTGAGGGGGACCTTCTCGTTAACCTGGAAACAGCAGAATTCCTTGAGCAGATCTGCCTGGAGGGAGATGAAAATTTTTACAGGGGTGAACTTGCAGCAAAAATGGTGCGTGAGATGGAAGAGGGAGGGGGGCTTCTTACCCTGGAAGACCTTTCTGCTTACAGGGTATATGAGAAAAAACCTCTCAGTGTGCCCTACGGCAGATATCTTTTTCTCACGGCGCCTGAACCGTCCATGGGAGGAACACTCATCGCCCTGGCCCTTCATCTCTCCAGTAGGTGTCATCTTGGGGAAACCAAATGGGGGTCGGCTTCACATCTTGTCCGAACTGCGGCTGTGATGAAAGAGGTTGAACAGTTGCGAGCCGAAGGAATTGCAACACCAGCTGATCTTGACAGGTTCCTGGGATCCGATGAAAGAACTGCTGTTTCTGAGAACAACATCCGATTGTTTTCCAGGGGAACCACCCATATCAGTATTGCAGACAACAGGGGGAATTGTGCGGCCATGACCTGTTCAAATGGCGAGGGTTCCGGTTATTTCGTTCCCGGCACCGGTATAATGCTGAATAATATGATGGGAGAAGATGATCTTCATCCGCAGGGATTTCATGCTGGTACTCCGGGCGACCGCGTCTATTCAATGATGTCACCCTCTCTTTTATTGAATGGCAATCGGGTTAAACTGGTCATAGGCAGTGGTGGTTCAAAACGGATACGAACAGCCATTGCCCAGGTTCTTCAGCAGGTTATCGATTTTCACCGTCCTCTGCAGGATGCGGTGGATGCACCCCGTCTATATCTCGACGAACAATATCTGCAGCTTGAACCCGGATATGAACATTGTGCAGTCAACGCATTGAGAAAGGTAGTGGATGTGAATCTCTGGCAGAAGCCGGGAGTGTATTTCGGAGGTGTCCATGCCGTTATCCCAGGTGTCGAAGGAGCTGGTGATCCACGACGCGGTGGAGCTGTTGCGGTTGTCGATCATTCATGA